ATGACATTTGCAGTTACACTCAAATACATACCTAGGCAACAGCCAAATGGGAGGATTGATGGGATAATCATGAATTGGCTCCCTAAATATAATCCCCTCTTCAAGTGAAAATAATCCAAATTCAGAGTCAACATTGCCTCCCTGGTGTCCAATGAAGTATATGCGGTTTCCTCGAAGCCCCGGACAATCTTTAGCTGAAAGAGATTCATAAAACAAGCCACTGAAAAACAAAGCTTGGtcttccaagctttccacattGACGAGCAGGTGGGGTGAGTCGCCACTAATTCTTTCCTGTACCTTGAAAATGTCAAAGCCAATTGTTGGGTGAATAAGGGCTCCATAATCATAATTCCTCTTAACAACCAAAAGACTTCCCTTAGACTCCACCAAATACACGTCAAATATATCTGATCGACGACTCACTGTTGGGAAGGTCACGCATATAGTATCCAGCAAAATGAGTTTTTGCTGGTCATTATCAACTCGAAATATGTCAATCTTGTCACAATTTAGGTTAATGGCATAAAGTTTGCCATTGTGAAATGTCACATTAAGATATTTTCCATTACTTCTGCATTCCTTCCATTCTTGGTCTCCTATGCTGCACCAGGTCAAGTTCCAACCACAAGTGATACCTGCGATTACTATAGGATTCAACTTGGCACACATTAAGATTGTGAAAACCGAAGGGGTTAGTTTGATTCCTGCAGGCTTTCCGGACCAAGAAGGAAGATCAATTCGAAGTTTGGAAAAGAGGTTCAAAATAAATAGTTCATCATTAGATCGAATGACCAGCCAACCCTTGCAAGATCCAATAATGAAGGTGTAATTCGAGGAAGTTAATGGTTTGGCGACATGGAAGTTTCTCTGGTGTGGTGCTGAATAACGTATATTGTGTACTTGCTTGGTCTTTGATAAATATCCAGGGGAACTCTGGGCTCCAAATGTTGGCCTTGTTGGAGGTAGATAAATGCCATGGTTTGCACACGGTGCTAACTACAGCTTGATGTGGAATTGTTAACCGCTTCCATATCTGCTCTAGGATCTCAGTTAGCATCTTTGACCAGTCTGGCCTTGTAAGCTTCTTCTCCCTATTTTCTTCCATCCTGCATATACATGACAATGAAATTCCATTTCCTTACTAgtgtttaaataattaaatcaatGTGGAATGGGAAACCATTCAAATAATATTACATTAATTTCatgtatttataatttatgaggTAGGAAAACTAATCCTTGATTTGAATAGTAACGAACATATTCACAAGGAATATAATCCGTGTCTCACCTAGAGGAATGAAGATTTCTTATTGCATGAAACGAgacaataaagaaaatctttattTCTTGTTTTTGCATACAGTAAGAAAAAGGCACAATTCATGTAGCATAAAACTCAAACAAAAATCATAGACTACATTACAAACGTGTAACAAATGAAAGTGAATTCGATCCTTGGAAAATAACAGGAGTATAGTTGTAACATACAAATACCATGACTTAGATGAGAAATTGCTGCATCCTAAAGAAAGAAGATAAGTTGGTGGAGAGAATTCTTACCCCCAAGAAACAAAAGTAATGGTATTGATGATATTTGTACCCAAtacaaataaagaaaataaattttgattttgtattaattttttttaatgaatgtaaCTTAATAGGTCTTTTGTATCATATAGTGTCTAAGAGACATTTCAACAAACATGTGAGATGTATTTACAAATGAAAGTTGATAAGGCCACAAAGGAATCCAAAAAATTGGATTCACGGATGATTAACAATTGAAACGATAGATGGCATATCATGACATATACAAAGCATGCCTAAAATGATATAAGATGCACGAAATTGAAAGTGGAAAAATCTATGTCTAGGTCTAGGGAAAGAAAAAAGccatgaaagaaaataaaagaaagagaagaaggaACCTGTTTAACAAATGGGTTGCTGGGAAGAATAAAATGGTTATCCTCGTGAGCAGGTTGATGGAATTCGTGCGCACAAGATGGTTACTTCACCAGGAACATGCACAAATATGAAAAAGAAGACATCGTCTAGAATTATAGTGCTGCACGAGAGGGTGGAGTGAAATAGTGACGAGTATGGGTGCATCTAGAGCTGTCAATTTGGCCCCAAACCCTAGGGTCAGCCCCAAGTCCCCTATCTTGGCCCTAACACACAAAGACTCACCATTAAGTGTGAGCTACTAAGCCCTAGCCCATTCAGGCCCACTAATGATGTGGGCCATATAGGACCAGCCCACACCTATTATTTTCAAAGTGAccaaaattttgacaaaaaatagTTGACCGAAAAATCTTAACAAACGCTTAAATCGACCACGATCCTTAAAATTAGCTCTAAAACCTAAAATCGGTCCTAAACTCCAAAAATCAACACGAAATCGTTaaaaattactccctccgtccctaattataagctaacattgagactttttttgtgtcactaaatataagctaaccttgcaaaagttaatatttctttccatattcacccttgcatttattggtagtggagcaccaccattagtagtacaatgatgaaaaagtgttatcataaatagggaTAAACAcagaaagttgtacattttttttgaaaaccaatgcatcaattaaggctttcttaataagtgtgatttttacaactttagcttataattagggacggagggagtaaaagAGAAGAAGGAACCTATTTAACAAGTGGCTTGTTAGGAAGAACAAAATGGTAATCCTCGTGAGCGCAAGAGAAGGGGAAGAAGGAGATGCAGGGGGAAATTGCAGGATGACGCTTCTGTGCACACGAGATGGTTACATCACCAGGAACAAGCACACATGCTAATGGTACTGATGATATTTGTACCTGATATAATTGTAGGAAAAAAACTGATTTCATACTAAAAAGTGTCTATTAATGTAACTTAATACACCTTTTATATCATTAAATGTGAGATGCAATTACAAATTAATGCATATAAGGCGACAAACAAATCCACAAAATTGGCCTCATAGGTGATTAACAATTGAAACGATAGAGGGAATATCATAGCATATACAAGACATGCCTAAAATGACATATGCTGCACAAAATTTACAGTGGAAATATCTATTTCTAGttcaaaggaaagaaaaaatccataaaaaaattataagaaagAGAAGAAGGAACCTATTTAACAAGTGGCTTGTTaggaacaatgaaataatggTCCTCGTGAGCGCAAGAGAAGTGGAAGAAGGAGACGCGGTGAAAGATGCGGGATGACGCTCCTGTGTGCACGAGATGGTTACCTCACCAGAAACAGACACACATGTTAATGGTACTAATGATATTTGTACCTGATAtaattggaagaaaaaaaatctgatTTCATATTAAAAAGTATCTATTAAAGCAACTTAATACACCGTTATAAAGTGTTTAAGAGACATTTAATCAAACATGTGAGATACATATACAAATGAAAACAGATAAGGCGAGAAAGGAACCCACAAAATTGGCTTCACAAATGGTTAACAATTGAAACGATAGAGGGCATATCATAGCATATACAAATCATGCCTAAAATGACATATGATGCACAAAATTGAAAGTAGAAAAATCTATGTCTAGTTCAAGGGaatgaaaaaaatcataaaaaattaaaagaaaaagaagaaggaatCTATGTCTAGGGTTTATGGTTAAggttagggttagggttaggAAGAACAGAATGATGATCCCCATGAACgcaagagaagaggaagaaggaaacgTGAGGGAAGATGCAGTATGACACTTCTATGCGCACGAGATGGTTACATCACCAGGAATAAGCACATATGCTAATGGTACTGATGATATTTGTACTCGATAtagttgaagaaaaaaaatgattttgtatTAAAATGTTTCTATTAATGTAACTTAATGAACATTTGTATTATAAAGTGTCTAAGAGGCATTTCAGCAAACATGTGAGATGTGTTTACAAATGAAAGAAGATAAGAcgaatatatgtataattttaaaaatatttgtgcATGTGTAGAAAGTATATGAAATGCTTAAAATGAGAGagaattgatgaagaagagaagaagccCTCTAGCCAACATTCTGAAGGGTTCTCGAATTCATGGAAACCTCCTCCATGGGCTGCACCCACCTTGTGATGGAATTACCCAGCCATTGTCGAATCTTATCGTTCTTTGTCTCGCCGCAGAAGAGCCTTCATCCTCACACCACCATGGATTGCTTCCTCTTAATGAGGTATAGAAAAGGGATTTAGATTTTTAAACTATGATTATAAATTATGATCATAGTAgatttaatataatataatgtgctttttattttaaaatatttaagagaATATTATTAATGGTATTAAGTTAAATGGATTAATAAAGTGTATGACTTAAAATAAGAAGGAAGAAGTGTATAATACTTGCCGTGGGCGGACCCACATTAAGGCAGGAGCCACaccagtttttattttttatttaaaaaaaaattatatgcttGACGAAGcattactaaaaaaaatatgacaGAAGAAAAACCCTCTCACGCACGCTTTTTCTGTGGTTGTGTAAGATTTTAGGTGAGCCATGTTGGTTTATGAGTTGAAACTTGTGTTATCCAATTCACAATCCTAGGCGTGTAAGATTTTATTCTGATTTGTGAGGCAATTGTATCTGTATTGAAACTTGTGTTCGTtgattttcttctatttttttttcttgtataGGCAGTTTTGTTTGAGTTTGGTTTTTGTGGGTAATATGTCGGTGTCAGCAAAACAGAATTGTTGCTCTGTTTTTTTGATTTTCACAGTTCTGTGCTTTCTTGTTGTAAGTGAGTTTGGAGTACACCTAGTACTCTCATTTTAATACATCTTACCttagttgataaaaaaaaacgaaGTCTCTCACAATTGTGTGTTGCTTTCATTTTATTCTCTTAGACCATTTAGAATGGTGGTGTTGAGAGGGGTGTTGAGTTTTGTTGAGATAGTGTAGAGGATCGTTGAgttttgttgaagatgatgtggagGAGAGAAGTGTTGAAAGAATTCAACATGTTGAAGCCTTGAAGGTGCTGTAATCGGAGCCACGTGTTGGCTTGCGTGTGGTCACTCTGATATAtaatttagtttataatttcttttatgtttagcaATTTCTATTATGGGAAGAGACTGTATTTAactcaataatttattattttatctattCATGAATAAAAAAGTGTGCAATAAGACAGTCTTAGAACGTTTTACcaaaaaatgaaaagagaagAAGCAAATAACTCACATGTTCACACGTATACTGTGTGCTGCAGTGTAGAGAGGCGCACATGGATCCTCTCATGACTCTGTCTGTAGCAATATCCACTCAACCCAACACTGTACTTATCGACTACCTTACCTGTCTTCTCACCAAAGATTCCGTACTCACCTTTTCTTTCTATGCGACTATGCATGATCCTATCCGAGCATTATTTATATTGCTCACATACTGAAATTAATTGTCTTGTTATAAGCACCCACTCCATAAAAATATTAAGTAAGAAAATACAGAAAAATATAatcattaatttaataatataagGATGCTCGTAGCTCATCGGGGTTTTCTTCTCAATGGATGATGATGATACTCTCTTAGTGGAGAGTATGACCATAAAACACAGGTTGTCACTATGATGGCTGAGACGGTTCAAGAAGGTTCAATGTGATTCTAATGTTCTAAGCTATAAACCTCCTTAATAATAGTGGTTTAGGCCCAATTCTATTTATAGTGCAGAGATTGCTTCAATCATTCAACTTCATTCAATTCTAGATTTGGAGGTTTTATTGATTCAAATTGTAACAAGGTggagggagggggggggggataaATTGGCTTAATTAGTTGGCTCATGGACCCTTTCTCCTACTGTTTTTACTAATCTCACTTCAGATAGGAGAATTCAacaatttttctttctattttatttatgttttgtatttatttcctcaacaccaaaaaaaagaataatacaGCAGCACCAAAATAAGTATATACTACTTCCTTAGCATCTTCCAAGTTCCAATTAGTACATATTATTAcgtcaaaaaataatttatacatATTATTATATCAATGAATAATTAATAACATTCTATGTTCTGACTTCCAGGGGCGGAGCTACAGGGGGTGCTTACTGTGGCTTAGTCACCCCCAAGCTCCAAGAATTTCATTCTTTTATACTATCAGGGTCTGTGATGAGACTCTGTTTTACTCCTTTGTTCCCTGTTTCTTTTTTCCTTCCGGTTTAGCCTTGTATCTccttccctttcttctttctttctgtttgttaacTACCACGGGCCCTTGCCTTGTGGctattttattataattgatTGGCTTAACTAAAAGCTGTTTTTTTACATTCATTCACCCCTAGTACGTGTGGTTGGCTTCTCTCCGTTTCCTAGGCCCTGTTTCGCTCCTTTGTAGCTCTTGGTCCTATctgtatctttttttttataacctTTTGCATTAATAGGAAATGTTTTACATACCTATAACAAACAAATGTCTGattacatttttaaaaaactaatatTAAATATCTAAGTAGAGaagtaattaataataatttgatttttatttaatatgaaTATTTATGCTACTAGACTTTCTGATAAAAGAGTTGATGATGTGACTTCATGAGATTCAAGATCGAATACTCAACTTTAAAATATAATTGGTGGATAAATATGCATTAATACTTAATTGATAGTTAGTTTTTTATGTtacaagagaaaaataattttttttaaaactaacaagagaaaaataattttatagcTAGTAAAAAGAATTATActacaaagtttttttttaataaaagacattaaacATAACTTAAaagtattcttttttttttgaaactagtaTTCTTAATAGTAATATAAGTGAATGTCTTTCATTTCCTTTATCCACACACACATGACGCATTATTGGTGATGCTTAGCTTTTTTTTATGATATTCAATCTTAGCCCCCTAGAGATGAATTCCTGCCTCCGCCCCTGCTAACTTCTAAACATGAAAATGTTTAAATAGCCAGTACCTTGTAACTTGTAAGATACCCCTACAACTACTACTACACTTCCATTCTTCACTTCTCTTCTTCTCAATTCTCCCAAAACCAAAAACTGCGTTTCCATATAACCAGCTTATATAAAACGACGCCGTCGCGGAGCCATGCAGCAGGGTGCACAAAACGACACCGTCGAGTCACCTGGGGTGTCGTTTTATTCGGGAAATACCAGCTTCTCAACCTTCTCGGCGTAGGCGCGTCCGCGAAGGTGTACCACGCGCGTGACGTCACAACGAAGCAGAGCGTGGCGGTGAAAGTTGTAAACAAGCGCAACCAAAACGGTTACACGGCGCACATAGAGCGCGAAGTCTCTATCATGCGCCGGCTGCGCCACCCGCACACCGTCAAACTCTACGAGATCCTCGCCACGAAAACCAAGGTCTACTTCATCATGGAGTTCGTCGCTGGCGGGGAGCTCTTTGCCTTAGTCGACGCAGCCGGACGTCTCACGGAGGATCTCAGCCGGAGATACTTCCGGCAGCTCGTCTCCGCCGTGAGGTACTGCCACTCCCGCGGCGTCTTCCACCGCGATCTCAAGCTCGACAATCTCCTCATCGACGAGAACATGGACCTCAAGGTCTCTGACTTCGGGCTCAGCGCGACCGGAAACCCGACCAGGCCGGACATCATGCTCCACACCGTTTGCGGCACTCCGGCTTACGTCGCGCCGGAGATTCTCGCGAAGAAAGGATACGGCGGCGCCGGTGCCGATGTGTGGTCATCCGGCGTCGTTCTGTTCGTGCTCGCCGCCGGGTATTTGCCATTCAACGACTATAATATCACGATTCTGTACAGGAAAATCTACCGTGGCCATtttcggtttccaaaatggatATCGAGTGATCTGAAGAATCTTCTATCGAGGTTGTTGGACACGAATCCCGAGACGAGGATCACTCTAGATGAAGTCATGGTGGACCCGTGGTTCATCCATGGTGGATATAGTGACCCGTTTGTGCGACCCTATGAGGTTGAAAGTGAGAACCGGGTCGGGTCAAAGACGGTTTTGAACGCGTTCGATTTGATATCGTTTTCATCCGGGTTTGACATGTCGGGTTTGGTATCCGACCCGGAGTATTCGGATCACACCGAGCGGTTCATCATTGCCCGAGAGATGTCGGAGAGGGTGATTAAGGAGGTGGAAGAGGCGGCGGAGAGGAAGAGAGTGACGGTGAGAAGGACGGAGGAGAATGGTGGCTGTGGAGGGGAGAAGATAGAGGGGTTAGATGGTAATTTTGTGATTTGGGTCGGGTTTTACCAGTTAATAACGGATGGGTTGGTTGTGGTTGAGGTAATGAGAAGAGAGACTAGAGTAGGAAGTAGTGCACTTTTCTGGAAAGATGTATTGAGACCCAAGCTTGTTTGCCTTagctcataaaaaaataatttgattcttgaatgaaataaattatttttaagggTGATCATTCACAAAAAGAATCATAACATCGATTTAGAATTgttatttctaattttttttaagccaTTATTATGTATCAAatcatgtcaattaaaaaataaagtgagcttaaattagtttttttactAATTGGGTGACTAAGAGCTGGTGAGGTTTTATATAATACAAATTTGGAAACCCATTGTTTATCGGTTTTAATTCatttacatttcattttttttctattattttctCATCATATAtctttcttctatttttatcaTATTATCTATCCTAGATTATATCTCTAATTTCTTCCTTAAATCACTTGGTGGAAGTGTACTTTAATTAGCAAGCAACCAAGTATCCCGAAGCTTAAGTTATTGTGTAATGCtcacatgaataattttatattattacttTCGATGTGTCAGATTATAGCAATCTGATACTCTGTTAAACAATCAATTAATTTTCGAAAGCTTTTTATGAGTTAGATTAaggattttatattatttaatgtaaacaaaatatttttcttatcaATCAATTCATACAGTGCCAACTCAGGGTTAAAAGGAAAGGGTCCACTTGCATTGTATTTGTTCTACGTCTCTCCTTTGTCGCACTTCTATATGATGCGCGCATGAACTTTTCAtctaaaaaataagaactagttgTGTTGTGTGTGAATGATTAAAACGTTTGATGATTGGAGCACTAGCTTATAAGAGAAACCTACGAATTAAACTTGTTCTATCCTATGTATTTATCTATTTCATGAATAGTAAACTTGCCTCCAACGTGATGCAATGAAACAAGAACTTATcacaatttatatatataagaaagccAAACGAAATACAAGCTGGTGTGGAAAGCTACTCCGTATCGAACTGTCACTCTGCTTATTTATAATTCATCGTACAGACAAGAAGTTTTTTGGATCCAGTTGCAATTTTGTTCTGTTGTGAAGTTTTTTTTGTctaacattatatttttttagttgcATAAGGTATCTATCTACTACCAAttgtgctttttttttttttttgttgtcatGCATTATTTTGTGTCGAAAGGTATTACTTATTTGTCCATTTGCAGATTATGTTGCTCTTTAATTGTTTTAGTTTTATTGTATTTGTAGTCAATTGGTTAAAGATAGGTGTCCACTAGGATGGACAAGTTTCaaattggtccaccggtggaccatcaTCATATATCGTTGGATCTGGGAATTTTAGAATATTCTTCTATTGGATGGTTATGATTTAATGGATGATAAAAGGGTAATAGGGTAAATAAACccctcttcttctccctttctCACTGGTTCTGCTctccgccacaaccaccaccaccttccgcCGGAGCCTCAGCACATACCCCGCCTCCTCCCTCGCTAGCCCCGACCCCGATGTGGTCGGCTCCGCCTCCGGCCGCCTCTGATGGCTTCACAGTTGCAGATCAGAAAACAACGAGTAACACAAATGAGGTTACTAGATCAcagtttcattttattttgtcctcatttgttgttgttttgtttcgATTGTTCTTCCCAGATACAAGAACACCGCTCACTCCATCTTTACCATTGCTCGCTCCGAGGTTTGTGTTTTGCTTCGATTGCTGTAAAATTACCTAGATCCAGATCCAGGATAAAAACGAACCAGATGATAACCTAGATCTAGATCCAGGATGTGAGGACGAAGAACAACAATCATGCGAGGAAGAGACCATGATCCAAGGGTTTGGGATTAGCCTCCGCTCCTCGCTGTCACGCCCTCAACCACGCGACCACCGCATGCCGCACCTCTGGACACTATCAAGCTATCGCTGTCGCACTCTCCCTTCCCTCCGTCGGAGTTCCGGCAGCACACTCGATCCCTCTCTGGATTGAGATGGAGTTGTGGGTTGAAGTTGGGGGAAACAGAGGTGTGGAAGCCACATCCAAACTCGGTGATCCTCAACGAGCGGATCTTCCTTGCTCGCGAGGCGAGGATATGGAACAATCCCGGCGGCGGCCATTGAAGCTCCTGCATGATGTCGAGGTCGATGATGTGGAGAGAGGGTTTTGGTTAGGGAAGTTGAAGCTGAAGTGTGAGTGAGGAGAGAGGTTTTTTTTTAACACAGAGAGGgtttttttagaatttaattttttttatatatttttattttgtaaattaCTATTATGCCTATTGGTCTATCGGTGGACCAATTTGAAACTTGCCCACCATAGTGGGCACCTTAAAGATATATGaccaaaataaaaagtaaacaaTTCTCATATCTAAACTACTTTTGGGGGAGAGTTAAATTTAACCAAAATTTTAAtacaatataataatttatcCTAGATTCATTTATTGAAGATTAAAGACCATTCATAAATATTCATTCTTACAAATCTTATACTTGATATGTTCGGCCTGTTTTAACCTTGTCTGATTTTGActcaattcattttttttaccttCTTTCTCAAATCTGCCACTACTTGCACTAAGCCATAAGTTTCACACTGCACTAGGCCAAGAGCTAGAATTTTCAGTTCACTACAACATATTTAATTTTAGACCACACTAAATTCTTCAACGGAGATAAAACCGTAGCCTAAGTATAGTATATGCCACGGTTCAATAATGGTGGACGCTTGATTACCACGTTACGTTTTATTCAATAACGTTGTAAATGGGTCTTTTACTTATGCGAACATCTTGAACAAGTTTCTgcgtaaaagaaaaaaattaattaatttctattTCATATGTGTCTATTTGTCTTGATATCCATGGCCATAAATCACCTTAACCTAATCATCTAATTTTTTAGTCTATAACACAAGTACAACACAATCCATAAGTACTATGTTTAAAAATCTAGAATGTTTAATAT
This portion of the Lotus japonicus ecotype B-129 chromosome 3, LjGifu_v1.2 genome encodes:
- the LOC130742454 gene encoding uncharacterized protein LOC130742454: MCAKLNPIVIAGITCGWNLTWCSIGDQEWKECRSNGKYLNVTFHNGKLYAINLNCDKIDIFRVDNDQQKLILLDTICVTFPTVSRRSDIFDVYLVESKGSLLVVKRNYDYGALIHPTIGFDIFKVQERISGDSPHLLVNVESLEDQALFFSGLFYESLSAKDCPGLRGNRIYFIGHQGGNVDSEFGLFSLEEGIIFREPIHDYPINPPIWLLPRYVFECNCKCHPSTMWRPTN
- the LOC130743605 gene encoding CBL-interacting serine/threonine-protein kinase 14-like; its protein translation is MAETVQEGSILYKTTPSRSHAAGCTKRHRRVTWGVVLFGKYQLLNLLGVGASAKVYHARDVTTKQSVAVKVVNKRNQNGYTAHIEREVSIMRRLRHPHTVKLYEILATKTKVYFIMEFVAGGELFALVDAAGRLTEDLSRRYFRQLVSAVRYCHSRGVFHRDLKLDNLLIDENMDLKVSDFGLSATGNPTRPDIMLHTVCGTPAYVAPEILAKKGYGGAGADVWSSGVVLFVLAAGYLPFNDYNITILYRKIYRGHFRFPKWISSDLKNLLSRLLDTNPETRITLDEVMVDPWFIHGGYSDPFVRPYEVESENRVGSKTVLNAFDLISFSSGFDMSGLVSDPEYSDHTERFIIAREMSERVIKEVEEAAERKRVTVRRTEENGGCGGEKIEGLDGNFVIWVGFYQLITDGLVVVEVMRRETRVGSSALFWKDVLRPKLVCLSS